The DNA region ACATCAACAAGACCAGCATAAATTACAATGCGGATACGGATAACTTTAATTTCAAGAACACCTCAACCTTTTTTAAACCCAGTGGAGATGCTGAAACCTACCATAAGGACTACGCTTTAATCATAAAGGCGCCGGGACCAAACAATAATTCCATCTATGTTTTTGCGGGTTTGTGGGATACTGGCGCATCACAGAGCCTGAAAAATTTCACCAACCCTATATTGGTCCAGCAATTGGAAAACCGAATGAAAGCCGACTTAGGAAAAATACCTGCCTATTTTGAGGTCTTTATGGAAGTAAACGGTATTGACAGAATGGAACTGAGTTCAAAGATTCTTCACGTGAAAGAATTGGAATTGGATTAATTTTTTTTTGTCCAATACCTTTATTTGCTAGATTCTTCCATTTTTTCTCTCATTATTTTCTCCGATTCCGCATTCCAATATTTACAATCAAGTTCAAAAAAAACAGAAGTATAAGGTATAGTAAAATCAGTTTTTACTACGAGAATATTAAATTGCTTAGAAGCTCTATCCAACATGCCAATAATATCTTCATGAATTATCTTTTTGGCTTCATTTGCACCAATTACATCCTTTAAAGATTCACGATATTCGGTTATTCCCTTGGCCATGTTTTCATCAATATAATCGATTTCCTTATCCAAATAAACAATCGGTTTTATATGCCCCTGCCGATCAAGAACTTTCTTAACTGTCTCTAAGGTCTGGACATGCCCAGAAGTACTTCTAACCATAGTAATACCCGGACTGCTTTGTAACGGGTAGGCCTCATCAACCACTACAATCCAATTTCTATGTCCTAAGAATTTTATCTGACCCTGAAGAACGTCTTCCCAGGTTGAGCCATTTTCTCTAATTGACTCTAATTTTGGCGAATTAGGATTGGTATCTACACATCCAACAACCAAACAAAGCATGAGGGATAGAACTATATATTTTTTCATTTTAATTTACTTTAAATTGATGTCTAATATATCTTTTGCCCGAAGTAAAATAGCATTATCGATTAAAATTTTAATTTTTTGACCATCTTGCTCATAGGTGGATCTTATAGTTTTTCCATTCAACTTTAGCGCTATATTATTTACATGTAATCTATCATCTATATTAATCGTAATTGCGTTGAGTTTTAGTTTACCATAGCTTAGCTCTATTGTATTTGTCTGCCCCTTAACATCTCTATTCTGGGAGAAACTCCCCCAACCTTCAGCAGCGGAAAAGAAACTTTTAAAATCATCAGGACGTAATCTAGGGTTAAAACCGATATTTCCTTGAGGACCATCATAAGTAAATCCGCTAAGAGACAACAATACGTTCCATGAGTGCATGGCGCGTGAGTAGTGATTTGATCCTTCCACCTCGTTCCACGGACTTCTTTTTGCTCCGTCATATCTATCGT from Zobellia alginiliquefaciens includes:
- a CDS encoding RbsD/FucU domain-containing protein, with protein sequence MKKYIVLSLMLCLVVGCVDTNPNSPKLESIRENGSTWEDVLQGQIKFLGHRNWIVVVDEAYPLQSSPGITMVRSTSGHVQTLETVKKVLDRQGHIKPIVYLDKEIDYIDENMAKGITEYRESLKDVIGANEAKKIIHEDIIGMLDRASKQFNILVVKTDFTIPYTSVFFELDCKYWNAESEKIMREKMEESSK